TCCCGCTCTTGCAGATAACTGCGCGCCACTGCCCCTTCCGGTTGGCGGGTCAGGGTCTCGCGATAATGTTGTGCCGTCAGGAGCATGATGGCGCGCTGCTGATCGCGTTCCGTCTTGAGCTGCTTTTCGGCGTCGGTCAAAGGGCGATCTTCAATAGCCACACCGGCACGCGCAGCCAGCTTGCGCAAGGCCTCCGGGAAGCTGATTCCCTCAATCTTCATTACAAAGGAGAAGATGTCTCCGCCGGCACCGCAGCCAAAACAGTGGAAGATCTCTCTGGCCGGATTGACGTTGAACGACGGGGTCTTCTCGCCATGAAACGGACAAAGCCCCAGAAAATTGGAGCCGCTACGTTTCAATGAAACATATTCGCCGATAATCTCGGCTATGGAGAGTCGCTCTGCAACCTCTCTGACGGTGTCATTGCGGTTCATGGTGACTGCTGCCGTAGCGTCTTGGCCCGATCAAGCGTTGAGCCGCCAAAGCTTGCCAGCGGATGGGCAAAGGGATGTTTTTGAACGGTTTCCTTGAACGGGAAGGAAAAAGGTACGGCAACAACAGCGTAAAAAAACATTCCCAGCACCAATGCCCCTTCGAGGCAGCCCAGCACCATACCGCCAAGGCGGTTTACCCAGCCCAGCAGGGCCAGCCTGACCAGGCCGGTCAAGAGATTTCCCAGCAGGTGAGCAGCCAGCCCTACCAGAATCAGCAGGAGTATAAATGCGACCATCCGGGCTGCCACCGGCGGCAGCATGCCATGCAGCAGTACGGCCGCCTTTTCGTGATAGCGGAAAGCCAGCCAGCCACCCAGCAGCAGGGCGGTCAGGGCTGCCGCTTCTTTGATCAGGCCGCGCAGCAGCCCTCGCAGGGCGCCAAGTGCCAGCACGGCCAGGATGGCGATGTCGAGCAGGCTCATAGTGTGTTCCGCAGGGATTAGACAGCAACGGGGCTTTCTTGCGAAAGCCCCGTGGTTACTGCTACCGGATCATTGATGGAGGTGAAGGAAGGGGAGGATCCGGCTTCGATGGCCGTTAGTCCATCATCTTGCGCTGTTTCTTCAGGGCGCGCTTGCGTGCTGCAATCGCCTTCTTCTTGCGCTTGATGCTGGGCTTTTCATAGTGCTCACGCTTGCGGACCTCAGAGAGGATCCCCGCCTTTTCGCACTGCTTCTTGAACTTCTTCAGAGCGAGATCAAATGGCTCGTTTTCCCGAATTCGTACTCCTGGCATCCATTATCCCTCCCCTCGTCGTAAGATACGTGTATGGAAACAGCGGCTGCTGTTAACAATGCCTAGGTGTATTTTTTTGTGAGCTTTGTATACTAGCAGTAAATTCTCTGATGTCAACTGAATAAATATGCAAAACTACTGCGGAGGCCGTCAGTCCCTTATCTCCTCCCTTCTCCCGGCGGGGGAGGGTGGCCAAAGGCCGGGTGAGGGCATTGCGCGGTGCTCGCTTCTCTGTCTAACCGGGTGTTATATCTCCGCCGCTGCGCAACCTACACCTTGTATCCGGCCTTCCCCATGACATTTTGCATGGGACTCAGGTTTTGCTATTCCTTCCGGGCGGCTTTTTCAACTATGCCCGAGGTACCAAAGCGACGTTGCAGTTCAGACCAGACGGCATCGGCCGGAATATCACGGGCTGCCAGCAGCACCAGGCCGTGATAGAGCAGGTCGGCGGTTTCGTAGATCAGCTCGGTGTCTGTCCCACCTTTACCGGCAATCACCACTTCAGTAGCTTCTTCTCCGACCTTCTTGAGGATCTTGTCCACCCCTTTGTGCAGCAGGGAGGCGGTATAGGAACTGTCCGGCGAGGCCCCCTTGCGGGAGAGAATCACCTGATACAACTCATCCAGAATATGCTGGTTGCTGTTCATCTTAAACCATCCTGATCGGGACGCCCCGTCCTTGGAGATACTGCTTGGCTTCCTGTACCGTATGCTGCCGGAAGTGGAAGATTGAGGCTGCCAGGCAGGCTGAGGCCCCGGCAGTGGTGAAGCCGTCATAGAGATGTTCAAGGTTGCCGACCCCGCCTGAGGCGATCACCGGTATTGAAACGGCATCGACCACGGCACGGGTCAGGGCCAGGTCATAGCCGTCCTTGGTGCCGTCACGGTCCATACTGGTCAGCAGGATCTCACCGGCACCGTAAGACTCCATCCTGACTGCCCATTCAACGGCATCGATTCCGGTCGGTTTGCGGCCGCCGTGGGTGTAGACCTCCCAGCGCTGCTCACCCGGTACCTGGCGGGCATCAATGGCCACGACGGTACACTGGGAACCGAACCGCTCGGCAGCCTCATTCACAAACTCAGGCCGGCTGACCGCAGCGGTGTTGATCGAAACTTTGTCTGCTCCGGCGTTCAGCATCCGGCGGATATCCTCCACCACCCTGATACCGCCGCCCACGGTCAGCGGCATAAAGACCCGCTCTGCGGTATGGCGTACCACATCCACCATGGTGTCGCGCCCATCGCTGGATGCGGTGATATCCAGAAAGGTCAGCTCATCGGCCCCTTGCAGGTCATAGGCCTCGGCGATTTCCACCGGATCACCGGCATCACGCAGCTCAAGAAACTGGACCCCCTTGACCACCCGGCCGCCGGTCACATCCAGACAGGGAATGATACGGCGGGTCAGCATTGGCAGCCCCGCTTGGTCAGGTCAATCGCCTCACGCAGGTTGATGGCGCCGGTGTAGATCGCCTTGCCGGTAATGGCGCCGGTTACACCGCTGGCTTCAATGGCCATCAGGTTTTCGATATCCTTCAGTGAAGAGACACCGCCGGAAGCGATCACCGGGATTGAGATCGCCTCTGCCAGCGCCCTGGTCGCCTCAAGGTTGGGGCCACCCATCATGCCGTCCCGGCTGATGTCGGTGTAGATGATGGCGGCAACACCACAATCTTCAAACTTCTTTGCCAGATCAACCGCGCTGATGTCAGTCAGTTCAGCCCAGCCCTGCACCGCCACCATGCCGTTCTTGGCATCAATGCCGACTACAATCCGGCCGGGAAACTTCTGGCAGGCCTCGATCACCAGTTCCGGGTTGCGCTGGGCAGCGGTGCCGATGATCACCCGGGAAAGCCCCAGTGACAGGTAGGCCTCAATGGTGGCGATATCACGGATGCCGCCACCCAGTTGGGCAGGAATGGTGATCGCCTTGATAATTGCCTCAATGGCAGCCTTGTTTTTGGGGATGCCGGCAAAGGCACCGTCCAGATCCACCAGGTGCAGCAGTTCTGCGCCGGCCTCCTGCCACTTCAGGGCCTGCTCGGCAGGATTGTCGGAGAATACGGTGTCGCGGTTCATCTCGCCTTGTTCCAGGCGGACGCAGTTACCTTCTTTCAGGTCTATGGCAGGTATGACGATCATTATCAGTTCCTTTTATCCACGAAGGACACGAAGGTACACCAAGTAAGGCGTAAAGCTAAAATCAAGTTGACTGCTTTTTGTAGTTTTCTTAGTGATACTTCGTGTTCTTGGTAGATCAGTGCAGTTCGGCAAAGTTTTTCAGCATCTGCAGGCCGATTCCCTGCGATTTTTCAGGGTGAAACTGGGTGGCCATGACATTGTCCTTGCGGATGGCGGCGCAGAATTCCAGGCCGTAGCTGCAGGTGGCTGCTACGACAGACGGGTCATCGGGCCTGACGTAGTAGGAGTGTACGAAATAGACGTTACTGCCGTCGCTAATGCCGTTAAACAACGGTGTCTCTGCCTTCAGGGTGATCTGATTCCAGCCCATGTGAGGTACCGGCAGCTTTTCCCCCTGTTCCTTCATTCCCTCCGGGAAACGGACCACCCGTCCGGGGATGACTCCCAGCCCCTTGTGCAGGCCGAACTCTTCGCTTTCGCTAAAAAGCAGCTGCAGCCCGAGGCAGATCCCCAGAAAAGGCCGCCCTTCGGCAATCACCTGCAGGATCGGCTCAACAAACCTACCCTGCTCCAGATTGTGGATACAATCCCGGAAGGCGCCTACCCCCGGCAGTACGATTTTTTCTGCTGCAAGGATGCGTGCCGGATCAGCGGTTACTTCCGCCGCAAAACCTATCCGCTCAAAGCCTTTTTGAACCGAGCGCAGGTTGCCCATGCCGTAGTCAATGATTGCGATCATTTGATACCATTCTTGGTCAGGTGTGGACCGTATTTCTTGTCCTGCCCCTTGATGTGGTCGATCAGCCACTTCTGCAGGAAGGTGATCACGTCCTGCGAGAGTACGGTTTCACCGCTCTGGAATTTGCCGATCAATGCGACGACCTGATCTACCAGGGCCTTGTGCAGCAGCTTGTGGTTGGCCTCGTCCGGATAACGGGTCTGGGCGAAGACCTTTTCCTCGTCGGCAAAGTGATTGACCGTGTAGTCGGCCAGGCCGCGCAGGATTTCACCAATCGCCTCTTTGGTCCGCTTCTGTTGCATGGCGTCATGCAGGTCGTTGACCATTCGGAACAACACTTTGTGCTGCTCATCATAGCGGTGGACACCGGTGGCAAAACTGTCATCCCAGACCAGGGCATTGGCCAGCTTGAAGTGACCTACCAGCTGGTGCAGATCATCAACCTGCTGGACCAGCTTGGTGGTTGCGTCGGTGGTGCTGCGGGCATTTTCCACGTTACGGTTGACCACCTCGGTAATCAGCTGGATGTTGTGGGTGATCTCGCTGGTGGTGGCGGTCTGCTCTTCTGCGGCGGTTGCCACCTGGCTGATCTGCATGGCCAGTTCGTTGATCATGTTCAGGATATCTTCCAGGGCCTCGCCGGAGCGGGTGGTTCCCTCCGTACCCCGTTTTACCTGCTCAACACCCTCGTACATGGAACCGACAGCCGATTGGGTTTCGGACTGAATGGTCTTGATCATGCTAGCGATCTCTTTGGTGGCCCGGGTGGTCCGCTCTGCCAGAGCCCGCACCTCATCGGCCACCACGGCGAAGCCCCGTCCCATTTCACCGGCCCGGGCCGCCTCAATGGCGGCGTTCAGGGCCAGCAGGTTGGTCTGGTCGGCAATATCCTCAATCGTTCCGACAATGGCGCCGATCTGATCGGAACGCTGTCCCAGACCCTGTACGGTTTCCGATGACTGCATCACCCGCTGGGCAATGTTTTCCATGACATCGGCGCTGCTGCGAACAATCTGCGCACCGCTGGTGGTCTGTTCGGTTGCCTTCTGGGAATTCTCGGCGGCGTACAGACAGTTGCGGGCAATATCCGCTGAGGTGGCCGACATCTCTTCACTGGCCGTTGCAATGGTGCTTGACTGCAGGGCAACCTCTTCAGCTGCATTGACCATGGCATTGGTGGTGTTCTGTACCAGCTGCACAGAGTCCCTGACCAGATCGGCCACCGAGAAAAACTGCCGCATGGCCTTGTTCATGTCATGCATCATGGTGTTGAAGGCGGTTCCCAGACGATGGATCTCGCCGACCCCGTCCACCTCGACACGCACCGACAGGTCGCCGGCTGCCGCCTTCTCCAGGGCTGTTGTAACCGTCATCAACGGCTCGAAAGCCTTGCGGCAGAGCAGCCAAAGGACCAGCGATGAGCCGCCGAGCAGAACCAGGCCCAGGATGACGGCATTGAGCGGACTACCGGTGCGGTTCAAAAGTGTGAGAGCAAGTACGGCAATGACAACAACAATGGCGTTACCCAAGACTATGCGACCGGTGAATGACATGCTGCTCCTCCTGTTTTAATTAAACAGTTACGTGTTTAGCCAGCCAATCTGCCAAAGTCTGCAATCCTGCTGAAAAGTCGGTTGATGGTGGTCAAAAGTGCCAGACGGTTGTTGCGGACGGCACTATCCTCCGCCATGACCATGACTGCATCGAAGAAGGCATCCACCGCCCATTTCAGACCGGCTATGTCGGTCAGTGCCTCCAGGTACTGCTGCTGCTGAATCTTGTCTGAGGCGGAGAGCTTGGTTTCCTGCAGCACCCGGTAAAGGGTGTGCTCCGCTTCATCCTGAAACAGGGCCGGGGCAACCGGGGCATCGATCCCCTCCTTGATGATGTTGCAGACCCGTTTGAAGGCCACGGTCAGCGGCTGGAAATCATCCCGCTGGCGGAAGGTGTCCAGGGCGCGGATCCGTTCGGCGCAGTCGGCCAGATCATCAAACCCGGCAGCCATTGCCGCCTCAACCACGTCGGCCGGATAGGCATTACCCTGCAGGTTGACAAAACGGCCCCGGAAAAACTCCAGCACATCGTGACGGACCTCGTCACGGGGACGGGTCAGTTTTGCGGCCAGCAACTCAAGTGATTTGTCGATCAGTCCGGATAATGACAGGCTGTAGCCCTTGTCCAGAATGATGCTGATCATGCCGATGGTGGCACGGCGCAGGGCATAGGGGTCGGCAGCACCGGTCGGTATCAGCCCGACACCAAAGCAGCCGCAGAGGGTATCCAGTTTGTCAGCCAGCGAGACAAAAGCGCCGATATCCGAAGCGGGCAGGTCACCACCGGCCTGGGTGGGCAGGTAATGCTCGGCAATCGCATTGGCCACGGCCGTCTCTTCACCATCATGCAGGGCGTACTCGCGTCCCATAATCCCCTGCACCTCGGGGAATTCGCCCACCATGCCGGAGACCAGATCGGCCTTGCAGAGGAAGGCTGTCCGTGCGGCCTGTTGTTTGGCAGCAGGGTTGAGCTGCTCAGCCAGCTGTTCAGCCAATGCCCGGAAACGCTCCATCTTCTCATAGGAGGTGCCCAGTTTCTGCTGGTAGACGACACTTTTGAGCGACTCGACCCGGCTTTCAAGCCGCAGCTTGCGGTCTTCGTCAAAGAAGAAACGGGCATCGGACAGGCGGGCCCGCAAAACGCGTTCATTGCCCCTGACCACCACCGCCGGATCTTCGGCCAGGGTGTTGGGGATGGTAATGAAGTAGGGCAGCAGCTTGCCGTTTTCATCCACCACCGAGAAGTAGCGCTGGTGGGAACGCATGGAGGTGATCAGCACCTCTTTGGGCACCACCAGGAATTCGGCCGGGATGCTGCCGATAATGGCGCTGGGGTACTCCACCAGGTAGGTGACCTCTTCCAGCAACGACTCATCCGGCAGCAGATGTCCACCGGTGGTCTTGGCAACCCGGTGGGTCTCCTTACGGATGGTCTCTTTGCGACGTTCCTGATCAACGATGACGAAATGACGTTCGCACTCATCCAGGTAGTGGGCAAAGTCCCGCACCGGAAAGGTACTGTTGGCCATGAAACGGTGGCCGCGGGAGATGTTGCCGCTCTGGATCGGACCAAAACTGAACGGCACCACGATGCCGTCGAACAGGGCCACAATCCAGTGTACCGGACGGGCGAAGCGGATATCCAGATCTGCCCAGCGCATTGATTTCTTGAACGGGATACCGGCCACCAGCCTGGGTAGAATCTCGGCCAGCAGCTCATGGGTCGGGCGTCCGGTTTCCTGTCTGGTAACCGCCAGATATTCGCCTTTGTCAGTGCTGATAACCTGCAGGGCAGAGACGTCCACCCCCTGGCCACGGGCAAACCCTTCAGCAGCCTTGGTCGGTTTGCCGTCGGCATCAAATGCTGCCTTCTTTGACGGCCCCATGGCGGTCAGTTCAGCATCGGGCTGGATGACTGGCAGTCCTTTGATATGCAGCGTCAGGCGGCGCGGGGTTCCCATGGTCACGATGGCATCAAAACAGAGCCGGGCAGTCTCAAGCTCTTTGCGGATCATCTCTTCAAGGGATGCAAGCGCCTTGGGTACGAATCCGGCCGGGA
Above is a window of Trichlorobacter lovleyi SZ DNA encoding:
- a CDS encoding CvpA family protein, with amino-acid sequence MSLLDIAILAVLALGALRGLLRGLIKEAAALTALLLGGWLAFRYHEKAAVLLHGMLPPVAARMVAFILLLILVGLAAHLLGNLLTGLVRLALLGWVNRLGGMVLGCLEGALVLGMFFYAVVAVPFSFPFKETVQKHPFAHPLASFGGSTLDRAKTLRQQSP
- the rpsU gene encoding 30S ribosomal protein S21 — encoded protein: MPGVRIRENEPFDLALKKFKKQCEKAGILSEVRKREHYEKPSIKRKKKAIAARKRALKKQRKMMD
- a CDS encoding phosphoribosyl-ATP diphosphatase → MNSNQHILDELYQVILSRKGASPDSSYTASLLHKGVDKILKKVGEEATEVVIAGKGGTDTELIYETADLLYHGLVLLAARDIPADAVWSELQRRFGTSGIVEKAARKE
- the hisF gene encoding imidazole glycerol phosphate synthase subunit HisF, with the translated sequence MLTRRIIPCLDVTGGRVVKGVQFLELRDAGDPVEIAEAYDLQGADELTFLDITASSDGRDTMVDVVRHTAERVFMPLTVGGGIRVVEDIRRMLNAGADKVSINTAAVSRPEFVNEAAERFGSQCTVVAIDARQVPGEQRWEVYTHGGRKPTGIDAVEWAVRMESYGAGEILLTSMDRDGTKDGYDLALTRAVVDAVSIPVIASGGVGNLEHLYDGFTTAGASACLAASIFHFRQHTVQEAKQYLQGRGVPIRMV
- the hisA gene encoding 1-(5-phosphoribosyl)-5-[(5-phosphoribosylamino)methylideneamino]imidazole-4-carboxamide isomerase; this translates as MIVIPAIDLKEGNCVRLEQGEMNRDTVFSDNPAEQALKWQEAGAELLHLVDLDGAFAGIPKNKAAIEAIIKAITIPAQLGGGIRDIATIEAYLSLGLSRVIIGTAAQRNPELVIEACQKFPGRIVVGIDAKNGMVAVQGWAELTDISAVDLAKKFEDCGVAAIIYTDISRDGMMGGPNLEATRALAEAISIPVIASGGVSSLKDIENLMAIEASGVTGAITGKAIYTGAINLREAIDLTKRGCQC
- the hisH gene encoding imidazole glycerol phosphate synthase subunit HisH, translated to MIAIIDYGMGNLRSVQKGFERIGFAAEVTADPARILAAEKIVLPGVGAFRDCIHNLEQGRFVEPILQVIAEGRPFLGICLGLQLLFSESEEFGLHKGLGVIPGRVVRFPEGMKEQGEKLPVPHMGWNQITLKAETPLFNGISDGSNVYFVHSYYVRPDDPSVVAATCSYGLEFCAAIRKDNVMATQFHPEKSQGIGLQMLKNFAELH
- a CDS encoding bacteriohemerythrin produces the protein MSFTGRIVLGNAIVVVIAVLALTLLNRTGSPLNAVILGLVLLGGSSLVLWLLCRKAFEPLMTVTTALEKAAAGDLSVRVEVDGVGEIHRLGTAFNTMMHDMNKAMRQFFSVADLVRDSVQLVQNTTNAMVNAAEEVALQSSTIATASEEMSATSADIARNCLYAAENSQKATEQTTSGAQIVRSSADVMENIAQRVMQSSETVQGLGQRSDQIGAIVGTIEDIADQTNLLALNAAIEAARAGEMGRGFAVVADEVRALAERTTRATKEIASMIKTIQSETQSAVGSMYEGVEQVKRGTEGTTRSGEALEDILNMINELAMQISQVATAAEEQTATTSEITHNIQLITEVVNRNVENARSTTDATTKLVQQVDDLHQLVGHFKLANALVWDDSFATGVHRYDEQHKVLFRMVNDLHDAMQQKRTKEAIGEILRGLADYTVNHFADEEKVFAQTRYPDEANHKLLHKALVDQVVALIGKFQSGETVLSQDVITFLQKWLIDHIKGQDKKYGPHLTKNGIK
- the glyS gene encoding glycine--tRNA ligase subunit beta → MSKELLLEIGAEEIPAGFVPKALASLEEMIRKELETARLCFDAIVTMGTPRRLTLHIKGLPVIQPDAELTAMGPSKKAAFDADGKPTKAAEGFARGQGVDVSALQVISTDKGEYLAVTRQETGRPTHELLAEILPRLVAGIPFKKSMRWADLDIRFARPVHWIVALFDGIVVPFSFGPIQSGNISRGHRFMANSTFPVRDFAHYLDECERHFVIVDQERRKETIRKETHRVAKTTGGHLLPDESLLEEVTYLVEYPSAIIGSIPAEFLVVPKEVLITSMRSHQRYFSVVDENGKLLPYFITIPNTLAEDPAVVVRGNERVLRARLSDARFFFDEDRKLRLESRVESLKSVVYQQKLGTSYEKMERFRALAEQLAEQLNPAAKQQAARTAFLCKADLVSGMVGEFPEVQGIMGREYALHDGEETAVANAIAEHYLPTQAGGDLPASDIGAFVSLADKLDTLCGCFGVGLIPTGAADPYALRRATIGMISIILDKGYSLSLSGLIDKSLELLAAKLTRPRDEVRHDVLEFFRGRFVNLQGNAYPADVVEAAMAAGFDDLADCAERIRALDTFRQRDDFQPLTVAFKRVCNIIKEGIDAPVAPALFQDEAEHTLYRVLQETKLSASDKIQQQQYLEALTDIAGLKWAVDAFFDAVMVMAEDSAVRNNRLALLTTINRLFSRIADFGRLAG